The Halichoerus grypus chromosome 15, mHalGry1.hap1.1, whole genome shotgun sequence genome includes a window with the following:
- the NQO1 gene encoding NAD(P)H dehydrogenase [quinone] 1 — protein sequence MARRVLIVLAHPEKTSFNYAMKEAAVEALKGKGWEVTVSDLYAMNFNPVISRKDITGPLKDPGTFQYSVESMLAYKEGRLSPDIVAEQKKLEAADLVIFQFPLQWFGVPAILKGWFERVLIGEFAYSYAAMYDKGPFQKKKTVLSVTTGGSGSMYSLQGIHGDMNILLWPIQSGTLHFCGFQVLEPQLTYSIGHTPMEARIQILEGWKKRLENIWDETPLYFAPSSLFDLSFQAGFLMKKEVQNEWENKKFGLSVGHHLGKSIPTDNQIKARK from the exons ATGG CTAGAAGAGTACTGATCGTCCTGGCCCACCCAGAGAAGACATCCTTCAACTATGCCATGAAGGAGGCAGCGGTAGAGGCCTTGAAGGGGAAAGGATGGGAGGTCACCGTGTCGGACCTCTACGCCATGAACTTCAATCCTGTCATCTCCAGAAAGGACATCACAG GCCCACTGAAGGACCCTGGGACCTTCCAATATTCCGTGGAGTCTATGCTAGCTTATAAAGAAGGCCGTCTGAGCCCGGATATTGTGGCTGAACAAAAGAAGCTAGAAGCCGCAGACCTTGTGATTTTTCAG TTCCCGCTGCAGTGGTTTGGAGTCCCTGCCATCCTGAAAGGCTGGTTCGAGCGAGTGCTCATAGGGGAGTTTGCTTATTCGTATGCTGCCATGTATGACAAGGGACCTTTCCAG aagaagaagacCGTGCTTTCCGTCACCACTGGTGGCAGTGGCTCCATGTATTCCCTGCAGGGTATCCACGGAGACATGAATATCCTTCTCTGGCCAATTCAG AGTGGCACTCTGCATTTCTGTGGCTTCCAAGTCTTGGAACCTCAACTGACATATAGCATTGGGCACACTCCTATGGAGGCCCGAATTCAGATCTTGGAAGGATGGAAGAAACGCCTGGAGAATATCTGGGATGAGACTCCACTGTATTTTGCTCCGAGTAGCCTCTTTGACTTAAGCTTCCAGGCAGGATTCTTAATGAAAAAGGAAGTGCAGAATGAGTGGGAAAACAAGAAATTTGGCCTTTCTGTGGGCCATCATTTGGGCAAGTCCATCCCAACTGACAACCAGATCAAAGCCAGAAAATGA